One stretch of Cloacibacillus sp. DNA includes these proteins:
- a CDS encoding PD-(D/E)XK nuclease-like domain-containing protein produces MIEPGLYDDISNEEYHSGPGVSKSALDIIHRSPAHYQASLLLPRTETPAMVIGTAIHAAVLEPETFEAKFVVAPEVNRRTNAGKEEWERFRYSALAAGMRMLTQEQYDAARNVRDAVYANRMAANLLCGGKAERSVYWNEVVDGAEVLCKCRPDYLREDGICVDLKTTEDARSDHFIRSVVNYRYHVQAAWYERGIGEVLPAARDFVFLAVEKEPPYGTGIFTLPDDFIDVGNYAAMADLRTFARCKAADHWPCYAEEVQVLEAPKWFKG; encoded by the coding sequence ATGATTGAACCCGGTCTGTATGACGATATCAGCAACGAGGAGTATCACAGCGGCCCAGGGGTGAGCAAGTCGGCTCTGGATATCATTCATCGTTCGCCGGCGCATTATCAGGCGTCGCTATTGTTGCCGCGCACCGAGACACCGGCAATGGTGATCGGCACGGCAATTCACGCCGCGGTGCTCGAACCGGAGACTTTCGAGGCGAAGTTCGTCGTGGCGCCGGAGGTGAATCGGCGGACAAACGCCGGGAAGGAAGAGTGGGAGCGATTTAGGTATTCGGCCTTGGCGGCGGGGATGCGGATGTTGACGCAGGAGCAGTACGACGCGGCGAGGAATGTCCGCGACGCGGTATACGCCAACAGGATGGCGGCGAATCTGCTCTGCGGCGGAAAGGCGGAGCGGTCGGTGTATTGGAATGAGGTGGTGGATGGCGCGGAGGTCCTGTGTAAGTGCCGCCCCGATTATCTGCGCGAGGACGGTATCTGTGTGGATCTCAAGACGACGGAGGACGCCCGCTCAGATCATTTCATCCGCAGCGTCGTCAATTACCGGTATCACGTGCAGGCCGCCTGGTATGAGCGTGGGATTGGCGAGGTCCTGCCGGCGGCGAGGGATTTTGTCTTTCTGGCCGTGGAGAAGGAGCCGCCGTATGGCACGGGGATTTTTACGCTGCCGGATGATTTTATCGACGTCGGAAATTACGCGGCGATGGCCGATTTGCGTACTTTCGCGCGCTGTAAGGCCGCGGATCACTGGCCATGTTACGCGGAAGAGGTTCAGGTGCTGGAAGCGCCTAAATGGTTCAAGGGATAG
- a CDS encoding AAA family ATPase produces MKIQKLSIERFKRIFEVEITPRGNTIEICGRNGQGKSSILDAIWLTLSGNSAAKNSGTSKPVKDGEKDAVVRLDLGEIIVTRKWTAEGRGSLTVASAEGKKFSSPQALLDTLVGGLAFDPLAFSRMPPKEQRKALLDLVKLEIDPDAIDARYKEIYDERTIINRQHKNFLAALAEIETPAADTPTQELSALEQVRKLEEARRRKAEITGKQERLEGLRERMKRLQAELENVIAEGKELAAEVKQAVIPDVEAIEKSLLAIDQENKKIWEKQRYADLVVRAETEEKKSLSLTKQLEDLERSKREAFANAKMPIEGLSFDEEGVLFNGVPFRQCSSAEQMKVCIAIAAALNPKIRVILVKDASLLDEESMELVNRMAEDLDIQVWLERVSDDDSSDGVKVIIEDGAVRS; encoded by the coding sequence ATGAAGATCCAAAAGTTGAGTATTGAGCGTTTTAAGCGCATTTTTGAGGTGGAGATCACTCCCCGGGGGAACACGATCGAGATCTGCGGCCGCAACGGCCAGGGGAAGAGTAGCATCCTGGACGCGATCTGGCTGACGCTCTCCGGAAACTCCGCCGCCAAGAACAGCGGGACGAGCAAGCCAGTTAAAGACGGGGAGAAGGACGCGGTTGTCCGTCTTGATCTCGGTGAGATTATTGTTACGCGCAAGTGGACCGCCGAGGGAAGGGGGTCGCTGACGGTGGCGTCGGCGGAGGGGAAGAAGTTCTCCTCTCCGCAGGCCCTTCTCGATACGCTGGTCGGCGGTCTGGCCTTTGACCCGCTCGCCTTTTCGCGGATGCCACCGAAGGAGCAGCGCAAGGCGCTGTTGGATCTCGTGAAGCTGGAGATCGACCCGGACGCGATCGACGCCAGGTATAAGGAAATTTACGACGAACGCACGATCATAAACCGTCAGCATAAGAATTTTCTCGCCGCGCTTGCCGAGATAGAGACACCGGCGGCGGATACTCCCACGCAGGAGCTGTCAGCCTTGGAACAGGTACGGAAGCTCGAAGAGGCGCGGCGTCGAAAAGCTGAGATAACGGGCAAGCAGGAGCGGCTGGAGGGGCTGCGCGAACGTATGAAACGGCTGCAGGCGGAGCTTGAGAACGTCATTGCAGAAGGTAAGGAGCTCGCCGCCGAGGTAAAGCAGGCTGTGATCCCCGATGTCGAGGCGATAGAGAAGAGCCTGCTGGCGATTGACCAAGAGAATAAGAAGATTTGGGAGAAGCAGCGGTACGCTGATCTTGTCGTCAGGGCCGAGACGGAAGAGAAGAAATCTCTTTCTCTCACGAAGCAGCTGGAGGATTTGGAGCGGAGTAAGCGCGAAGCTTTCGCTAACGCGAAGATGCCCATCGAGGGGCTGTCTTTCGACGAGGAGGGCGTGCTTTTCAATGGCGTGCCGTTCCGTCAGTGCTCCAGCGCGGAGCAGATGAAGGTCTGTATCGCGATCGCCGCGGCGCTTAATCCCAAGATTCGGGTGATTCTAGTCAAGGACGCCTCTTTGCTGGATGAGGAGAGTATGGAGCTCGTCAACCGCATGGCGGAGGATCTGGATATCCAGGTTTGGCTTGAGCGGGTGAGCGACGACGACAGCAGCGACGGTGTGAAGGTGATTATCGAGGACGGCGCAGTAAGGAGCTAA
- a CDS encoding VapE domain-containing protein: MYLLSDVESRLYEAMDEAGAPPASGQHFDLQDGMIVRYQLDGDRRGTKNGAFLVHLDERPAGWVENWKTQTKVTFTLKNMPPLSAADKERFRLEMEQARVQRAEDEVARHAHIAQKAKMMWEAAAAADPKYPYLQKKRVPGYTLKHGFDEIKEQSDGTTKGGKTDVLYVPLYDGKTKKLINLQQIYPDGKKYPLSGGKMKGVFSPIGNRKRADGPILVCEGWATGASLFRLTGFNVVCAMTADNLMEVVRMVKQTKPDREIVICADNDLDTEKRTGKNPGREAATKAALAANLGAPIYPDFLEGEDGTDWNDYMVLHGEDAARAHWKKKYDESHVMAEPVQTGAMSTALFPDISAKSGKPLGTIENVEALLKFYRIQVRYNEISKDQEIYIPGHDGRTDNMQEANNNRIVSLAARHEIPVTRIPAFVDVIAEQNRYNPVRDWILSRNWDGIPRLMKFISTVRPHDGFDTHTSDMMIRLWMISAVAAVFKEPREGEAPFSTAGVLVLQGDQGCGKTTWFRSLAPRGSGWVGEGRSVDPTKKDTMMGALRFWIAELGELESTLRRDMAMLKAFITDTQDVIRIPYSKKHSVFPRRTVFGASVNQAEFLSDMTGNRRWWCIPVKAIDNAHNLDIQQVWAEVYSMYEDGATWYPTDQENEIILKASWQFTFPDPIMDLILDKFDWIGYPNVPMAGMTATEVLKLCGMDKPTPQDVKTCGTVLRRLTNRDPHKGTGGQRLYYLPSTKYLAGGR, encoded by the coding sequence ATGTATTTGCTGTCCGACGTAGAAAGCAGATTGTATGAGGCTATGGACGAGGCAGGGGCTCCCCCTGCCTCCGGACAGCATTTTGATCTTCAAGATGGAATGATAGTTCGCTATCAGCTGGACGGGGACAGGAGGGGCACAAAAAACGGCGCGTTTCTGGTGCATCTTGACGAGCGGCCTGCCGGCTGGGTTGAGAACTGGAAGACGCAGACGAAGGTCACGTTTACGTTAAAGAATATGCCGCCCCTCTCCGCGGCCGACAAGGAGAGGTTTCGTCTTGAGATGGAGCAGGCCCGTGTGCAGCGCGCGGAGGATGAGGTAGCGCGCCACGCGCACATCGCGCAGAAGGCAAAGATGATGTGGGAGGCGGCTGCCGCCGCCGATCCGAAGTATCCCTATCTGCAAAAGAAGAGGGTGCCGGGATATACGCTGAAGCACGGCTTCGACGAGATCAAGGAGCAGTCTGACGGCACGACGAAGGGCGGCAAGACGGATGTCCTGTATGTGCCGCTTTATGACGGCAAGACTAAGAAGCTGATCAATCTGCAGCAGATATATCCGGACGGGAAGAAGTATCCGCTGTCGGGCGGCAAGATGAAGGGCGTCTTTTCCCCCATAGGCAATAGGAAGAGGGCAGACGGCCCGATCCTCGTCTGCGAAGGGTGGGCGACGGGAGCAAGCCTTTTCCGGCTTACGGGGTTTAATGTGGTCTGCGCGATGACCGCCGATAATCTTATGGAGGTCGTGCGTATGGTCAAGCAGACGAAACCCGACCGGGAGATCGTGATCTGCGCCGACAATGACCTTGATACGGAGAAGAGGACGGGAAAGAACCCGGGACGGGAGGCGGCGACGAAGGCGGCTCTCGCCGCAAACCTCGGCGCGCCGATTTACCCTGATTTCCTGGAGGGCGAGGACGGCACGGACTGGAACGATTATATGGTGCTCCACGGGGAGGACGCGGCGCGGGCGCACTGGAAGAAGAAGTACGACGAATCCCATGTTATGGCGGAGCCCGTTCAGACGGGGGCGATGTCAACGGCTCTTTTCCCGGATATCAGCGCGAAGAGCGGTAAGCCTCTCGGCACGATCGAGAACGTAGAGGCACTGCTTAAGTTCTACCGGATTCAGGTGCGTTATAACGAGATATCCAAGGATCAGGAGATTTATATCCCCGGCCACGACGGGCGCACGGACAATATGCAGGAGGCCAACAATAACCGGATAGTCTCGCTGGCGGCGCGTCATGAGATACCTGTGACCAGGATACCGGCTTTTGTAGACGTTATTGCGGAGCAGAACCGCTATAATCCTGTGCGCGACTGGATTTTATCCAGGAATTGGGACGGCATTCCGCGGCTGATGAAGTTTATTTCTACGGTGCGGCCGCACGATGGTTTTGACACACATACTAGCGACATGATGATACGCCTGTGGATGATCTCCGCAGTGGCGGCGGTATTTAAGGAGCCGCGGGAGGGAGAAGCCCCTTTTTCCACCGCGGGTGTGCTTGTTCTGCAGGGAGACCAGGGCTGCGGTAAGACGACCTGGTTTCGTAGCCTTGCGCCGCGCGGCTCGGGCTGGGTCGGAGAGGGGCGCAGCGTAGACCCGACGAAAAAGGACACGATGATGGGGGCGCTGCGCTTCTGGATCGCCGAGCTGGGGGAGCTGGAATCGACGCTGAGGCGCGATATGGCGATGCTTAAGGCGTTTATCACGGACACGCAGGATGTGATTCGTATTCCCTATAGCAAAAAGCATAGTGTTTTCCCGCGCAGGACGGTGTTCGGAGCTTCGGTCAATCAGGCGGAGTTTTTGTCGGATATGACCGGGAACCGGCGTTGGTGGTGTATCCCGGTGAAGGCGATAGACAACGCCCATAATCTTGATATTCAGCAGGTATGGGCGGAGGTTTATTCGATGTATGAGGACGGCGCCACCTGGTATCCGACGGATCAGGAGAACGAGATCATTCTTAAAGCGAGCTGGCAGTTCACTTTCCCCGATCCGATCATGGATCTCATCCTGGATAAGTTTGACTGGATAGGGTACCCGAATGTGCCGATGGCGGGCATGACGGCGACGGAGGTGCTGAAGCTCTGCGGGATGGACAAGCCGACGCCGCAGGACGTCAAGACCTGTGGAACGGTGCTTAGACGTCTTACGAATAGAGACCCGCACAAGGGTACAGGAGGACAGAGGCTTTATTATCTGCCCTCAACGAAGTATCTGGCCGGTGGCAGATAG
- a CDS encoding DEAD/DEAH box helicase family protein: protein MIKPRPYQTEIVNTVCAEWRNGVTRQLVSLPTGCHAAGTEILMYDGSVKKVEDVRVAELLMGPDSKPRLVFSLIRNKGRMYKITPVKGEPFVVNEEHVLSLEKTNERSNPGRVYESTRRRRENISVKEYLGKSKTYKHTHKLYRCAVDFPHDDIRIQKEDISPYFLGVLLGDGSFVNGNLMVTTPDKEVSAACYREAARFGLDVRREDMPGNAARNYHFVPVERQKAKKNSNGIREALKRLGLLNLRCGEKFIPYAYKTGSRAARLEILAGLIDTDGSLGHGFEFSSKSLRLAEDVAFVARSLGFAAYRSVKTVNGEEYQRVSISGRCEIIPTKVERKQASPRKQKKSVLLTGFSVEYVGEGDYYGFHIGGDHLYLMGDFTVTHNSGKTICFALLAQKLGVPTLVLAHREELLLQAKAKIRMVDPTANVGILQAQTLDGLYSHICVASVQTAVRPARIDALRRRGFQMVIVDEAHHATSINTYGTILDALGFMGEDREKLLVGVTATAFRGDGIGLGGVFDKIVYERTILAMIRGGYLCDARGRSVKTSADLSGVHTKAGDFATAELSLAVNTEERNRIIVKSYLDHAAGRKAIVFCCDIKHSQDLAAAFRDAGVAAEAVWGAMEGRREILDGYAIGRIRVICNCNVLTEGFDDPTTAAVLLARPTKSRTLYIQMVGRGLRLAPEKTDCLVMDFADMAGKHNLCSLASLSGANAKFKVKQGQTLTEAMEEIDASEVWKKERIGDITSEEVELFERSRFVWTPTSDGHYKLVIGAETLWIRKMAGLYVPFTYPQGAEKATALADTPLPLGYAQGVAEDYARINAKNTKLIDRTSKWRKEAASERQLAQLKKWRIPHAEGISRGEVSEMLSLEIERRTAKNNGPATAKQIHHIRCKLGIPVPETITFAEARRLIVEGEKQKVVA, encoded by the coding sequence ATGATAAAACCGAGACCATATCAGACTGAAATAGTAAATACTGTCTGTGCGGAGTGGCGGAACGGCGTAACGCGGCAGCTGGTGAGTTTGCCGACGGGATGCCACGCGGCAGGGACAGAGATTTTGATGTATGACGGTTCCGTTAAGAAGGTTGAAGATGTTCGCGTCGCTGAATTGCTAATGGGGCCGGATTCAAAACCGAGGCTTGTATTCAGCCTTATTCGTAATAAGGGACGCATGTATAAGATTACGCCTGTCAAGGGCGAGCCGTTTGTCGTGAACGAAGAGCATGTGTTGAGCTTGGAGAAGACTAACGAAAGGTCGAATCCTGGCCGCGTTTATGAGAGTACGAGGCGCAGGCGCGAGAATATCTCGGTGAAAGAGTATCTCGGCAAGAGCAAGACTTATAAGCATACGCACAAGCTGTATCGCTGCGCGGTGGATTTTCCGCACGACGACATAAGGATACAAAAGGAGGATATCTCGCCTTATTTTCTTGGCGTCCTTTTAGGCGACGGTTCTTTTGTGAACGGAAATCTTATGGTCACGACGCCGGACAAAGAAGTGAGCGCGGCGTGTTACCGCGAGGCCGCGCGTTTCGGGCTGGATGTGAGGCGCGAGGATATGCCGGGGAACGCGGCGAGAAATTATCACTTTGTCCCCGTTGAAAGGCAAAAAGCAAAGAAAAATTCAAACGGCATCAGAGAGGCGCTGAAAAGACTGGGGCTTTTGAATTTGCGCTGTGGGGAAAAGTTCATCCCATACGCATATAAGACGGGGAGCCGTGCGGCGCGTCTTGAAATTCTGGCCGGGCTTATTGATACAGACGGTTCGCTTGGCCACGGGTTCGAGTTTTCCAGCAAGTCGCTGAGGCTTGCGGAGGACGTCGCATTTGTGGCGCGCAGTCTCGGATTCGCGGCCTATAGGAGCGTCAAGACCGTGAATGGCGAGGAATACCAGAGGGTGTCCATCTCCGGGCGGTGCGAGATTATCCCGACGAAGGTCGAGAGGAAGCAGGCGTCGCCTCGCAAGCAGAAGAAGAGCGTCCTTTTGACTGGATTCTCTGTGGAGTATGTCGGTGAGGGTGATTATTACGGATTCCACATTGGCGGCGACCATCTCTATCTGATGGGAGATTTCACGGTTACGCACAACAGCGGCAAGACGATATGTTTTGCCCTGCTGGCGCAGAAGCTCGGCGTGCCTACGCTGGTGCTCGCGCACCGCGAGGAACTGCTGCTGCAGGCGAAGGCGAAGATCCGCATGGTAGATCCGACGGCGAATGTTGGGATTCTCCAGGCGCAGACGCTGGATGGGCTGTACAGCCATATTTGTGTGGCGAGCGTACAGACTGCGGTGCGGCCGGCGCGGATAGACGCGCTTCGCCGGCGCGGCTTCCAGATGGTGATCGTGGACGAGGCGCACCACGCGACGAGTATAAATACTTACGGCACGATTTTGGACGCGCTCGGCTTTATGGGCGAGGACAGGGAGAAGCTGCTTGTCGGGGTGACGGCCACGGCCTTCCGCGGCGACGGCATAGGGCTGGGCGGCGTCTTTGACAAGATAGTTTATGAGCGGACTATCCTGGCCATGATACGCGGCGGATATCTGTGTGACGCGCGCGGTCGCAGCGTAAAGACGTCGGCGGACCTTTCCGGCGTGCATACTAAGGCCGGAGACTTCGCCACGGCGGAGCTGTCGCTCGCGGTGAATACGGAGGAGCGGAATAGGATTATCGTTAAGTCGTATCTGGATCATGCCGCTGGCCGTAAGGCTATCGTCTTTTGCTGCGATATAAAGCATTCGCAGGATTTGGCGGCGGCATTCCGCGACGCGGGGGTAGCCGCAGAGGCGGTATGGGGCGCGATGGAGGGACGCAGGGAGATCCTCGACGGTTACGCAATCGGCCGGATAAGGGTCATTTGTAACTGCAATGTGCTGACGGAGGGCTTTGACGACCCGACGACGGCGGCGGTGTTGCTGGCCAGGCCGACGAAGAGCCGTACTTTATATATACAGATGGTCGGGCGCGGCTTGCGGCTGGCGCCTGAGAAAACAGACTGCCTGGTGATGGATTTCGCGGACATGGCCGGGAAGCATAATTTGTGCAGTCTGGCGTCGCTCTCCGGAGCGAATGCGAAGTTCAAGGTCAAGCAGGGGCAGACGCTTACTGAGGCGATGGAGGAGATCGATGCCTCCGAGGTGTGGAAGAAGGAGCGCATCGGCGACATAACGAGCGAGGAAGTTGAGCTCTTCGAGCGTAGCCGCTTTGTTTGGACGCCGACATCCGACGGGCATTATAAGCTCGTGATCGGGGCGGAGACGCTTTGGATTCGGAAAATGGCTGGCTTGTATGTGCCATTTACGTATCCGCAGGGAGCCGAGAAGGCCACCGCTTTGGCCGACACGCCGCTGCCGTTGGGGTATGCCCAGGGTGTCGCGGAGGATTACGCGAGGATCAACGCGAAGAACACGAAGTTGATTGACCGCACGTCGAAGTGGCGTAAAGAGGCTGCCAGCGAGAGGCAGCTTGCGCAGCTGAAGAAGTGGCGGATTCCGCACGCGGAGGGTATTTCCAGAGGAGAGGTGTCGGAGATGCTTTCTTTGGAGATCGAGCGGCGGACGGCGAAGAATAACGGCCCGGCGACGGCGAAGCAGATCCACCATATCCGCTGCAAGCTGGGCATCCCGGTTCCGGAGACGATTACCTTTGCGGAGGCCAGGCGGCTGATCGTAGAGGGAGAAAAGCAGAAGGTGGTGGCATAG
- a CDS encoding type II toxin-antitoxin system HicB family antitoxin, with protein MDKKINKGVDNMKKYPDRYIFPAIFSKDEEGMWDVRFPDLDNCYTSADTLEEAIDQAKYTLEDCLYFLEKGKEDIPAPSDIPLNQSDDSVTQLVVAFMPPVRRAWSQKAVKKTLTIPAYLAELAEEQKLNYSALLQQALKQELRVQ; from the coding sequence TTGGACAAAAAGATAAATAAAGGAGTTGATAACATGAAAAAGTATCCTGACCGCTATATTTTCCCCGCCATCTTTTCTAAGGATGAGGAGGGAATGTGGGACGTAAGATTCCCTGATCTGGATAATTGCTATACTTCGGCGGATACGCTGGAGGAGGCCATCGACCAGGCGAAATATACACTGGAGGACTGTCTCTATTTTCTGGAAAAAGGTAAGGAGGATATACCTGCCCCCAGCGATATACCGTTAAATCAAAGCGATGATTCCGTCACTCAGCTCGTGGTTGCCTTCATGCCCCCAGTTCGCCGGGCATGGAGCCAGAAAGCTGTTAAAAAGACCCTTACGATCCCAGCCTATCTTGCGGAGCTTGCGGAAGAGCAGAAGCTCAACTACTCGGCGCTCCTGCAACAAGCACTTAAGCAGGAACTCAGGGTTCAATAA
- a CDS encoding type II toxin-antitoxin system HicA family toxin, with amino-acid sequence MKKEYPANKRYTQSEFVKIARELGWTVTESRGKGSHYWASKEGQRGFPIPYKISIGVDQAIKKALGLK; translated from the coding sequence GTGAAAAAAGAATATCCAGCCAATAAAAGATACACACAAAGCGAGTTCGTAAAAATAGCAAGAGAACTTGGCTGGACGGTAACAGAGAGCCGGGGAAAAGGAAGCCATTACTGGGCCTCCAAAGAAGGACAAAGAGGTTTTCCAATCCCCTATAAAATCTCCATCGGAGTGGATCAAGCAATAAAGAAGGCGCTGGGGCTTAAATAG
- a CDS encoding tyrosine-type recombinase/integrase encodes MRKTVPIRTQPEIQSFLKRLREWNQNYYMGALIGIQWGIRCSDILALTVDDVLAGTGKRVQIIDRIEIKEIKTGHERTILITDDMKDELYMHIKGMGKNVDRNCPLVLSRNRNEFGECKPISRQRLWAVLKQVADELGIKGPIGMHSLRKTWAFQVWQKGVRIDVIQKEFGHASVATTHRYACIPDESRDALYEKINFARTSRWKSTSNRNG; translated from the coding sequence ATGCGAAAGACTGTACCTATCAGGACACAGCCGGAAATACAAAGTTTCCTCAAGCGGCTGAGAGAATGGAATCAAAACTACTACATGGGCGCCCTGATCGGTATTCAGTGGGGGATTCGCTGCTCCGACATTCTTGCCCTCACCGTTGACGACGTACTCGCAGGAACGGGTAAGCGGGTACAGATCATTGACCGAATAGAGATCAAAGAGATCAAGACAGGCCATGAGCGTACCATCCTGATAACCGACGACATGAAAGACGAGTTGTACATGCACATAAAGGGTATGGGCAAGAATGTGGATAGGAATTGCCCCCTTGTCCTGTCGCGCAATAGAAATGAGTTTGGAGAGTGCAAGCCGATATCACGACAAAGGCTTTGGGCCGTACTTAAACAGGTTGCGGACGAGCTGGGGATAAAAGGCCCTATTGGCATGCACAGCCTCAGAAAGACCTGGGCTTTCCAAGTATGGCAGAAGGGCGTGCGAATAGATGTTATACAGAAAGAGTTTGGGCATGCCTCGGTTGCAACCACTCATAGATACGCATGTATACCAGATGAGAGCAGGGACGCGCTCTATGAAAAAATAAACTTTGCCCGCACATCAAGGTGGAAGAGCACCTCAAACCGAAATGGGTAA
- a CDS encoding phage terminase large subunit family protein — protein sequence MHYPRKSADLFRRILCAFRPPPDISVSEWAETYRYIPEGAAEPGRWRNSRTPHLVGIMDALSDSSVSTVVAMLASQTGKSEFLLNTIGRYAHVSPALILMLRPTQDDARTFSKERIAPMISATPELKDRFGSPKTRDGDNTILNKKFPGGFLSIVGSNAPSGLASRPIKLLLADEVDRYEASAGTEGDPISLAEKRLTTFWDRKMALVSSPGDAETSRIEPAYKTTTMERWNLPCPKCGEYQPLEWSGLIYKDLSAPVYRCRVCGETSEEYEWKGGTGRWIAEFPERKDRGFHASSLISFFIDWPELVKEWLFASSESKKGNNEPLKVFINTRLGETWTQPGQQVEEDEVTKRKEPYVYRKPDGSYIPCEVPDGVLLLTAGVDVQDNRFEVEVVGWGPEWESWGIEYRVIMGNPSTQEAWDALDEYLLRRWRYGDGTELGIAGAAIDSGDGGHTSDVYRFTKPRESRHIFAIKGQGGVGVPMVARATQNTRNRATLFVLGVDEIKGKILSDLKRTEPGAGYCHFPLSADLDDAHRRGYTDTYFKGLVSERRVFKYNKGYKKYEWIKESGVRNEPIDCRAYARGIVAIINPNFYRLQKLREKQRGMRGANAPITVAPVAKRKKKSRGSKGISI from the coding sequence ATGCACTACCCTCGGAAGAGCGCTGACCTTTTTCGGCGGATATTATGCGCTTTCCGCCCTCCTCCGGATATTAGTGTCTCTGAATGGGCCGAAACATATAGATATATACCGGAGGGAGCGGCGGAACCGGGACGTTGGCGCAACTCGCGAACGCCTCACCTGGTGGGAATAATGGACGCATTAAGCGACAGCTCCGTATCCACCGTCGTAGCGATGCTTGCCAGTCAGACGGGGAAATCGGAGTTCCTGCTAAACACAATCGGACGTTATGCGCATGTCTCACCGGCCCTGATTCTGATGCTCAGACCGACACAGGATGACGCACGTACCTTTTCCAAAGAACGCATCGCGCCGATGATAAGCGCGACGCCTGAGCTAAAAGATAGATTCGGCTCGCCGAAAACGCGCGATGGCGATAATACGATCCTAAACAAAAAATTCCCCGGCGGCTTTCTGTCCATAGTTGGCTCTAACGCTCCGTCTGGGTTGGCATCGAGGCCGATAAAACTGCTGCTTGCGGACGAGGTTGACCGCTACGAGGCAAGCGCCGGGACCGAAGGAGACCCGATATCACTGGCAGAAAAGCGCCTGACGACCTTTTGGGATCGTAAGATGGCTCTTGTTTCCTCGCCTGGTGACGCAGAGACAAGCCGGATAGAACCGGCGTATAAGACAACCACGATGGAACGCTGGAATCTGCCATGCCCGAAGTGTGGAGAATATCAGCCGCTTGAATGGTCTGGGCTGATTTATAAAGATCTGTCCGCGCCTGTTTACCGTTGCCGCGTATGTGGGGAGACCAGCGAAGAATACGAATGGAAAGGTGGTACGGGCCGCTGGATTGCAGAATTTCCGGAGCGTAAAGACAGAGGCTTCCATGCGAGCTCGCTTATCTCTTTTTTTATTGACTGGCCGGAGTTGGTAAAAGAATGGCTCTTCGCCAGTTCGGAATCGAAAAAGGGCAATAACGAACCTCTTAAGGTTTTCATCAACACCAGGCTTGGTGAGACGTGGACCCAGCCAGGGCAGCAGGTCGAAGAAGATGAGGTCACCAAACGAAAGGAACCTTATGTATATCGCAAGCCGGACGGCAGTTATATCCCCTGTGAAGTGCCGGACGGAGTGTTATTGCTGACGGCTGGTGTAGACGTACAGGATAACCGCTTTGAGGTGGAGGTCGTTGGATGGGGGCCGGAATGGGAATCATGGGGAATCGAGTACCGGGTGATCATGGGCAATCCCAGCACACAAGAGGCATGGGACGCTCTGGATGAATACCTGCTCCGCAGATGGCGTTATGGCGACGGTACGGAGTTAGGCATCGCCGGGGCGGCTATCGACTCGGGCGACGGTGGCCACACTTCGGACGTATATCGTTTTACAAAACCGCGTGAGTCCCGGCACATTTTCGCCATAAAAGGACAGGGTGGCGTCGGCGTGCCGATGGTGGCCAGAGCCACGCAGAACACCCGCAACCGCGCGACCCTGTTCGTCTTAGGCGTTGATGAGATAAAGGGAAAGATACTCTCCGACCTGAAAAGAACGGAGCCCGGCGCGGGGTACTGTCATTTCCCACTTTCGGCAGACCTCGACGACGCCCACAGGCGGGGGTATACGGATACCTATTTTAAGGGGCTCGTTTCGGAGCGTCGGGTTTTCAAATACAACAAAGGCTACAAGAAATACGAGTGGATAAAAGAGTCGGGCGTACGCAACGAACCGATTGACTGCCGCGCCTATGCGCGCGGTATAGTCGCAATCATCAACCCTAACTTCTATCGTCTGCAAAAATTACGTGAAAAACAGCGCGGCATGAGGGGCGCTAATGCTCCCATAACGGTCGCGCCAGTGGCAAAACGTAAGAAAAAGAGCCGTGGAAGCAAGGGAATATCCATCTAA
- a CDS encoding DUF6148 family protein, translated as MALTQARRQYIIQRLNLYLDAEEMVLKGQSYRIGSRSVTRADLPAIQAKIKELESELDNDGRKKRTVRIVPRDI; from the coding sequence ATGGCGCTGACACAGGCCAGACGGCAATACATAATACAGCGGCTTAACCTCTATCTTGATGCCGAAGAGATGGTTCTCAAGGGGCAGTCATACAGGATCGGCTCGCGGTCGGTGACAAGGGCCGACCTGCCCGCGATACAGGCAAAAATTAAAGAGTTGGAAAGCGAGCTGGACAATGACGGACGTAAAAAACGCACGGTGCGGATAGTTCCGAGGGATATCTAA